Proteins encoded within one genomic window of Nitrospina gracilis 3/211:
- a CDS encoding FecR family protein, which yields MASDKGKAFSDELPQEARRWVVRLASGEMTQPEARRFKKWLHADTKHRDAFRRERRLWQEMEALKGAFAADLQDGPAFPLPVPGPANEWDGRASAPLRKKPVAVFRWAAACFFLFVLWAQFGSIWLADHRTAEGELRKVELPDGSTAHLNTATAMNVRYENGMRHIQLLKGEALFDVRRDASRPFRVTSGNGVVEVLGTRFGVSHSKENLKVTVLSGEVVVYASSQSSLPVAENPRALHLTAGESVDFMEGVPTQAVRKVNVHAALPWTRGRIVIDEMPFADAIAKLDAYFPGRVLILREHAAQQPVSGLFHVDQAESAILALASTQGLRATRITDYLLVLR from the coding sequence ATGGCATCGGATAAAGGCAAAGCTTTTTCAGATGAACTCCCGCAGGAAGCGCGACGGTGGGTGGTGCGCCTGGCTTCGGGGGAAATGACCCAGCCGGAAGCCCGCCGTTTTAAAAAATGGTTGCACGCGGATACGAAGCACCGGGACGCCTTCCGCCGGGAACGGAGACTATGGCAGGAAATGGAAGCGTTGAAAGGAGCGTTCGCGGCCGACTTGCAAGACGGTCCGGCATTTCCCCTTCCCGTTCCCGGGCCTGCCAATGAATGGGATGGGCGCGCCTCCGCACCGCTTCGCAAAAAACCGGTTGCCGTATTTCGCTGGGCGGCCGCCTGTTTCTTTTTGTTTGTGTTGTGGGCGCAGTTCGGCTCCATCTGGTTGGCGGACCATCGCACGGCGGAGGGGGAACTCCGCAAGGTGGAGTTGCCGGACGGATCGACGGCACACCTCAACACCGCCACTGCCATGAACGTCCGTTACGAGAACGGTATGCGCCACATCCAACTTCTTAAAGGCGAGGCGTTGTTCGATGTCCGCCGCGATGCATCGCGTCCGTTCCGCGTGACCAGCGGCAACGGAGTGGTGGAGGTATTGGGAACGCGCTTTGGCGTTTCGCATTCGAAAGAAAACCTGAAAGTGACGGTTTTGAGTGGTGAGGTCGTGGTGTACGCGTCGTCGCAGTCTTCCCTGCCGGTAGCGGAAAATCCGCGTGCCTTGCACCTGACCGCGGGGGAGTCCGTCGATTTCATGGAGGGGGTACCCACCCAGGCGGTGCGAAAGGTGAATGTGCATGCCGCGTTGCCGTGGACACGGGGCAGGATTGTGATCGATGAGATGCCGTTTGCCGATGCCATTGCAAAGCTGGACGCCTATTTCCCCGGACGCGTGTTGATTCTTCGGGAGCACGCCGCACAGCAACCCGTCAGCGGTCTGTTTCATGTGGACCAGGCGGAAAGCGCCATCCTGGCTCTCGCCTCCACGCAGGGGCTTCGCGCCACGCGCATCACCGACTACCTTCTTGTTCTGCGTTAG